From one Campylobacter concisus genomic stretch:
- the atpC gene encoding ATP synthase F1 subunit epsilon — translation MDKLHLEIVTPQGQIFNDDVSSVVLPGSEGEFGVLPNHASLISLLKAGIIDIEHKNKKHDVVAINWGYAKIDEGKVVILADGAIYVSGDSESELANSLEAARNLIESMSSDTNAFAATISKMENVVRTR, via the coding sequence ATGGATAAATTACATTTAGAGATCGTAACTCCTCAAGGTCAGATATTTAATGATGACGTGAGTAGTGTAGTGCTTCCAGGTAGCGAGGGTGAGTTTGGTGTTTTACCAAACCATGCCTCATTAATATCTCTTTTAAAAGCAGGTATTATAGATATAGAACATAAAAATAAAAAACATGATGTTGTTGCGATTAACTGGGGCTATGCAAAGATTGACGAAGGTAAGGTAGTAATACTTGCTGACGGCGCGATTTACGTCTCTGGCGATAGTGAAAGTGAACTTGCAAATTCATTGGAAGCTGCTAGAAATTTGATAGAGAGTATGAGCAGTGACACAAATGCTTTTGCAGCAACTATATCTAAAATGGAAAATGTAGTGAGAACTAGATAA
- the thiD gene encoding bifunctional hydroxymethylpyrimidine kinase/phosphomethylpyrimidine kinase: MKNALSIAGVDPSGGAGVLADIKVFIAHGVYAMGAITAVTAQNTKGIFGMQLVDTKLIEDQIRAIFDDIRVDVIKIGVVPSVEIIKSVAKTLREIKNLPPVVLDPVMSCKNGDIWLEGAAKDAIVEEIFPLASVITPNIFEAHEILKHELKGESELKEACKDLLKFGTKSVYLKCGELNGKSLDIFYDGSEYEIFSDERIKTTATHGSGCSLSSAIASNLANGQSLKESVKNAHDYIFNAIKNAVIIGGGQNPVNHFYKFKV, encoded by the coding sequence ATGAAAAATGCACTTAGTATAGCAGGTGTTGATCCAAGTGGCGGAGCTGGAGTTTTAGCTGATATAAAGGTCTTTATAGCACACGGTGTATATGCGATGGGAGCGATTACGGCGGTCACTGCTCAAAATACAAAGGGTATATTTGGCATGCAACTAGTTGATACTAAGCTCATCGAGGATCAGATAAGAGCGATATTTGATGATATAAGAGTTGATGTGATAAAAATAGGCGTTGTCCCAAGCGTTGAGATAATCAAAAGCGTCGCAAAAACGCTAAGAGAGATCAAAAATTTACCGCCAGTCGTGCTTGATCCTGTAATGAGCTGTAAAAATGGCGACATCTGGCTAGAGGGAGCTGCAAAAGATGCGATCGTGGAGGAGATATTTCCACTTGCGAGCGTGATCACGCCAAATATCTTTGAAGCGCATGAAATTTTAAAGCATGAGCTAAAGGGCGAGAGTGAGCTAAAAGAGGCTTGTAAGGATCTTTTGAAATTTGGTACAAAAAGCGTCTATCTAAAATGTGGCGAACTTAATGGCAAGTCGCTTGATATATTTTATGATGGCAGTGAATATGAAATTTTTAGTGATGAGCGCATAAAAACGACTGCTACTCACGGTTCAGGCTGCTCGCTATCAAGCGCTATAGCTTCAAATTTAGCAAATGGCCAAAGCCTAAAAGAGAGCGTAAAAAATGCGCATGATTATATCTTTAACGCTATCAAAAACGCGGTTATCATCGGTGGCGGACAAAATCCGGTAAATCACTTCTATAAATTTAAGGTGTGA
- a CDS encoding ParB/RepB/Spo0J family partition protein, whose amino-acid sequence MAKKGGLGRGLSAILEDVEQAYSKEIANLNDSEIVEEINIDEILPNPYQPRIHFDEEALKELSASIKRHGLIQPIIVIKKDDGYMLIAGERRYRATKMLGASKIKAIVADIKSQNLRELALIENIQRENLNPIELAKSYKELINEYKITQDGLANIIHKSRTQITNTMRLLLLSDYTQKLLQEDKLTQGHAKVIVGLNSEEERMVVDTIIGQKLSVRDTEILVKKIKNKEEIKDKKPKISEEMSKKLSNLQEIFKNLKIKAKVKSSNLVLEFNNISQVEEFIARLK is encoded by the coding sequence ATGGCTAAAAAAGGTGGATTAGGGCGTGGACTTAGCGCGATACTTGAAGATGTAGAGCAAGCCTACAGCAAAGAGATCGCAAATTTAAACGACTCTGAAATAGTCGAAGAGATAAATATAGATGAAATTTTACCAAACCCATATCAGCCAAGAATACATTTTGACGAAGAGGCCTTAAAAGAGCTAAGTGCTAGCATCAAAAGGCATGGACTGATCCAGCCAATAATCGTCATTAAAAAAGATGATGGCTATATGCTAATAGCCGGTGAGCGAAGATACCGCGCCACAAAGATGCTTGGAGCAAGTAAGATAAAGGCGATTGTTGCTGATATCAAGTCTCAAAATTTAAGAGAACTTGCGCTTATTGAAAATATTCAGCGTGAAAATTTAAATCCAATCGAACTCGCAAAGTCATACAAAGAGCTCATAAATGAGTACAAGATCACACAAGATGGCCTAGCAAACATCATCCATAAGAGCAGAACTCAGATAACAAATACGATGAGGCTTTTGCTTCTTAGCGACTATACACAAAAACTTCTACAAGAAGACAAGCTTACACAAGGCCACGCCAAAGTCATCGTAGGACTTAACAGCGAAGAAGAAAGGATGGTTGTTGATACGATCATCGGACAAAAACTAAGCGTTAGAGATACAGAGATTTTAGTAAAAAAGATAAAAAATAAGGAAGAGATAAAAGACAAAAAGCCAAAAATTTCTGAGGAAATGAGTAAAAAACTATCAAATTTACAAGAAATTTTTAAAAATTTAAAGATAAAAGCAAAAGTAAAATCTAGCAATTTAGTTTTAGAATTTAATAATATTTCACAGGTAGAAGAATTTATTGCTAGGCTAAAATAG
- a CDS encoding GDP-mannose dehydrogenase, which produces MKKIFCIMLFYFSAYSCDPADPAYMFLDYNDIDRDGMLNLDEWTACKVPPGLKIAPDLCTSEEFKRLDLDRSGKVNINELGNLTFQKINWQEDPCASWLTGSKNVDQNKSR; this is translated from the coding sequence ATGAAGAAAATTTTTTGCATTATGCTATTTTACTTTAGCGCATATAGCTGTGATCCGGCGGATCCGGCGTATATGTTTTTGGATTACAATGACATAGATCGTGACGGCATGCTAAATTTAGATGAATGGACGGCTTGCAAGGTGCCACCAGGACTAAAAATAGCACCAGATCTATGCACTAGTGAGGAATTTAAAAGGCTGGATCTTGATCGTAGTGGCAAAGTTAACATTAATGAGCTAGGAAATTTGACATTTCAAAAGATTAACTGGCAAGAAGATCCATGCGCCTCTTGGTTGACTGGCAGTAAAAACGTAGATCAAAATAAAAGTCGTTGA
- a CDS encoding biotin--[acetyl-CoA-carboxylase] ligase, which yields MKVEFFQSLPSTQEFLIEALKNGEIKAPYMVVTYNQTKGIGSRGNSWEGLGGNLFMSFCISEDELPSDIPPPSISIYFSMLMREVLSELGSKCWLKWPNDFYVDERKIGGTLTNKVDEIYICGMGINLASAPENAGILDIKTSVDELVWGFVSMLDKKILWKPIFSKFRIDFCKSKSFITHIANRAVSLQDAEICEDGAILLNGEKVYSLR from the coding sequence TTGAAAGTAGAGTTTTTTCAAAGTCTACCCTCGACACAGGAATTTTTGATAGAAGCCCTAAAAAACGGCGAGATAAAAGCTCCGTATATGGTTGTGACGTATAATCAAACCAAAGGCATCGGCAGCCGCGGCAACAGCTGGGAGGGACTTGGCGGAAATTTATTTATGTCATTTTGCATAAGCGAAGATGAGCTGCCAAGCGATATACCTCCGCCCTCGATCTCGATATATTTTTCTATGTTGATGCGTGAAGTCTTGAGCGAACTTGGCTCAAAGTGTTGGCTAAAATGGCCAAATGACTTTTATGTGGACGAGCGCAAAATAGGCGGCACTTTGACAAATAAAGTGGATGAAATTTACATTTGTGGTATGGGGATAAATTTAGCTAGCGCGCCCGAAAATGCGGGCATTTTAGACATAAAAACTAGCGTAGATGAGCTAGTTTGGGGCTTTGTTAGCATGCTTGATAAAAAGATTTTATGGAAGCCAATTTTTAGCAAATTTAGGATAGACTTTTGCAAGTCAAAAAGTTTTATTACGCATATTGCAAATAGAGCTGTTTCGCTTCAGGATGCTGAAATTTGCGAGGATGGAGCGATATTATTAAACGGGGAAAAGGTATATTCGTTAAGATGA
- the atpG gene encoding ATP synthase F1 subunit gamma encodes MSNLKDIKRKIKSVQNTQKTTRAMKLVSTAKLRKAEEAARYSRVYALKINEVLSEIAYKINQYASVMTESKFFNTTKSVEKVDIIFVTADKGLCGGFNVQTIKTVRRMIDELKAKKVKVRLRAVGKKGIEFFNFQGVELLETYVGASSSPTYEKAQNIIKDAIDDFTNGITDKVVLIHNGYKNMISQEIRVNDIVPIEPSKIVAVETNSLMEFEPEDNYTKIMDELLNKYFEYSMYYALVDSLAAEHSARMQAMDNATNNAKQRVKQLNLAYNKARQESITTELIEIISGVESMK; translated from the coding sequence ATGTCAAATTTAAAAGATATAAAACGAAAGATTAAGAGCGTCCAGAATACTCAAAAGACGACACGTGCGATGAAGCTTGTTTCTACAGCAAAGCTTCGCAAAGCTGAAGAGGCTGCTCGCTACTCTAGAGTTTACGCTCTTAAGATCAATGAGGTTTTATCAGAGATAGCTTATAAGATCAATCAATATGCTTCAGTTATGACTGAGAGTAAATTTTTTAACACAACAAAGAGTGTAGAAAAGGTTGATATTATATTTGTTACCGCTGATAAAGGGCTTTGCGGTGGCTTTAATGTCCAAACTATAAAGACAGTTAGGCGCATGATTGATGAGCTAAAAGCAAAAAAGGTCAAAGTCAGACTAAGAGCTGTTGGTAAAAAAGGTATAGAATTTTTCAATTTCCAAGGCGTTGAACTACTTGAGACTTATGTCGGAGCTAGCTCTTCTCCTACATATGAAAAAGCTCAAAATATCATAAAAGACGCCATTGATGACTTTACAAATGGCATAACTGATAAAGTCGTGCTAATACACAATGGCTATAAAAATATGATTTCTCAAGAGATTAGGGTAAATGATATTGTGCCTATTGAGCCGTCTAAGATAGTTGCTGTTGAGACAAATTCTTTGATGGAATTTGAGCCAGAAGACAATTATACTAAGATCATGGATGAATTGCTCAATAAATATTTTGAGTATAGTATGTATTATGCTTTAGTTGACTCTTTGGCGGCTGAGCACAGTGCTAGAATGCAAGCTATGGATAATGCAACAAACAATGCTAAACAACGCGTTAAACAGTTAAATCTTGCTTACAATAAAGCAAGACAAGAGTCTATTACCACTGAGCTTATTGAGATCATCAGTGGTGTTGAATCAATGAAATAA
- a CDS encoding F0F1 ATP synthase subunit delta → MNEVVAKKYVKAILSDVKSNELNAFVENLSELAAAFASDKFKSIISLPTLKASQKVEFVLSLVKNQDIKFANFIKLLGANKRLELIPAILDEMKIEQSLLENTYRGEVVGNFDLSAEQLKALEENFSKKFNSKIKLDGSKSDYNGVKVELDDLGVEVNFSIDRLKSQMSEYILKAI, encoded by the coding sequence ATGAATGAAGTAGTAGCTAAAAAATACGTAAAAGCGATCTTAAGCGACGTAAAGTCCAATGAACTTAATGCATTTGTTGAAAATTTATCAGAGCTAGCTGCTGCTTTTGCTAGCGATAAATTTAAAAGCATTATAAGTTTGCCGACACTAAAGGCTTCACAAAAGGTTGAATTTGTACTATCTTTGGTTAAAAATCAAGATATTAAATTTGCAAATTTTATAAAGCTTCTTGGTGCAAACAAAAGGCTAGAGCTTATACCTGCGATACTAGATGAGATGAAGATAGAGCAATCTTTGCTTGAAAATACATATCGCGGCGAGGTTGTTGGAAATTTTGATCTAAGCGCTGAGCAGCTAAAAGCTTTGGAAGAGAATTTCTCTAAGAAATTTAACTCTAAGATTAAGCTTGATGGCTCAAAGAGCGATTACAACGGTGTAAAAGTTGAGTTAGATGATTTAGGTGTCGAGGTAAATTTCTCTATCGACAGACTAAAAAGTCAAATGAGTGAATATATATTAAAAGCAATTTAA
- a CDS encoding FoF1 ATP synthase subunit B', whose protein sequence is MLEIDVPLMLLTAIVFLVLIVILNSLLYKPMLKFIDDRNASIKNDEESTSKNASDLSVHEKEIEEIILNARTEANKIRQEALNLAKEESLKEVNAVKTSLEADYNEFLNALSSQKDNLKADLSAKLPELRAALNAKLSKI, encoded by the coding sequence ATGTTAGAAATAGATGTGCCATTGATGCTTTTAACGGCTATCGTTTTCTTGGTATTGATCGTTATTTTGAATTCCTTGCTTTATAAGCCAATGCTCAAATTCATAGATGACAGAAATGCCTCTATAAAAAATGATGAAGAGAGTACTAGTAAAAATGCAAGTGATCTAAGTGTTCATGAAAAAGAGATTGAAGAGATTATATTAAACGCAAGGACTGAGGCCAATAAAATAAGGCAAGAAGCCTTAAATTTGGCAAAAGAAGAGTCTTTAAAAGAAGTAAATGCCGTAAAAACTAGTTTAGAGGCTGATTACAATGAATTTTTAAATGCTCTAAGCTCTCAAAAAGATAACCTAAAGGCAGATCTATCAGCTAAACTACCTGAACTTAGAGCGGCTTTAAATGCCAAGCTCTCTAAAATTTAA
- a CDS encoding F0F1 ATP synthase subunit B, translated as MKIKILFFLALPFLAYSSEHGGTNYDIVERTLNFLLFFAILVYFAAKPLKALYQSRIDRIANKLESIQEKLRESKAKKDDVLKRVEEAKQNANALIETAKKEAVNLAAKVKKEAQNDIANIEKGYKEQKEFEERKMIKGVVNEILSDIFSSDSLKVDQKELVNIILKKVS; from the coding sequence ATGAAGATAAAAATTTTATTTTTTCTAGCACTTCCATTTCTAGCATACTCTAGCGAGCATGGTGGAACAAACTACGACATAGTCGAGAGAACGCTAAACTTCTTACTTTTCTTTGCTATTTTGGTCTATTTTGCTGCTAAGCCACTAAAAGCTCTTTATCAAAGCAGGATCGATAGGATCGCAAATAAGCTTGAGAGTATCCAAGAGAAGCTTCGTGAGTCAAAAGCTAAAAAAGATGACGTTTTAAAGCGTGTAGAAGAGGCTAAGCAAAATGCAAATGCTCTAATCGAAACCGCAAAAAAAGAGGCTGTAAATTTAGCTGCTAAAGTTAAAAAAGAGGCTCAAAACGATATCGCAAATATCGAAAAAGGCTATAAAGAGCAAAAAGAATTTGAAGAGCGCAAGATGATAAAAGGCGTTGTAAATGAAATTTTGAGCGACATTTTCTCAAGCGATAGCCTAAAAGTCGATCAAAAAGAGCTTGTAAATATCATACTTAAAAAGGTTAGCTAA
- a CDS encoding ParA family protein, translated as MSEIITIANQKGGVGKTTTAVNLAASLAVAEKKVLLIDIDPQANATTGLGFSRSDYEFNIYHVLTDRKKLSQIVLKTEIPTLFLAPSNIGLVGIEQEFNDQSKDYKLILKNKISEVINDYDFIIIDSPPALGSITINALSASDSVIIPIQCEFYALEGLAQILNTVKIIKKTINPKLNIKGFLPTMFSSQNNLSKETIANLKQHFENKLFKSKDGKEEFVVVPRNVKLAESPSFGKPVILYDIKSPGSIAYQNLAYCILN; from the coding sequence ATGAGCGAGATAATAACAATAGCTAATCAAAAAGGCGGCGTTGGCAAGACCACAACAGCCGTAAATTTAGCCGCGTCACTGGCAGTTGCTGAGAAAAAAGTATTATTAATAGACATCGATCCGCAGGCAAATGCGACAACCGGACTTGGCTTTAGTAGAAGTGACTATGAGTTTAATATCTATCACGTCTTAACAGATAGGAAAAAGCTCTCGCAAATAGTGCTAAAAACTGAGATCCCAACTCTTTTTCTAGCTCCATCAAACATCGGACTTGTTGGCATCGAGCAAGAATTTAACGACCAGAGCAAGGACTATAAACTAATCCTTAAAAACAAAATTTCAGAAGTTATAAACGATTATGATTTTATCATCATCGATAGTCCTCCGGCACTTGGCAGCATAACGATAAATGCTCTTAGTGCAAGCGATAGTGTGATCATTCCTATTCAGTGCGAATTTTACGCGCTTGAGGGCTTAGCACAGATCCTAAACACTGTAAAGATCATCAAAAAAACGATAAATCCAAAGTTAAATATAAAGGGCTTTTTACCGACCATGTTTAGCTCGCAAAACAATCTCTCCAAAGAGACCATTGCTAATTTAAAGCAGCATTTTGAAAATAAGCTATTTAAGAGCAAAGACGGCAAAGAGGAATTTGTGGTAGTTCCAAGAAATGTTAAACTTGCTGAAAGCCCAAGTTTTGGTAAGCCAGTGATACTTTATGATATAAAATCACCAGGCTCTATCGCATATCAAAATTTGGCATATTGTATTTTAAACTAA
- the atpD gene encoding F0F1 ATP synthase subunit beta, which yields MKGVISQVMGPVVDVDFNDYLPKINEAIEVFFEVEGKKHKLILEVAAHLGDNRVRTIAMDMSEGLTRGLEAKALGAPISVPVGEKVLGRIFNVVGDLIDEGEGINFDKHWSIHRDPPPFEEQSTKSEIFETGIKVVDLLAPYAKGGKVGLFGGAGVGKTVIIMELIHNVAFKHSGYSVFAGVGERTREGNDLYHEMKESNVLDKVALCYGQMNEPPGARNRIALTGLTMAEYFRDEMGLDVLMFIDNIFRFSQSGAEMSALLGRIPSAVGYQPTLASEMGKFQERITSTKKGSITSVQAVYVPADDLTDPAPATVFAHLDATTVLNRSIAEKGIYPAVDPLDSTSRMLDPQILGADHYKVARGVQAVLQKYKDLQDIIAILGMDELSEEDKLTVDRARKIERFLSQPFFVAEVFTGSPGKYVSLDENIAGFKGILEGKYDHLPEAAFYMVGNIDEALAKAEKLKA from the coding sequence ATGAAGGGTGTTATTAGTCAAGTTATGGGCCCTGTGGTCGATGTTGACTTTAATGACTACTTGCCAAAGATCAATGAAGCTATCGAAGTTTTCTTTGAGGTTGAGGGCAAGAAACATAAACTAATATTAGAAGTTGCTGCTCACCTAGGCGATAATAGAGTCAGAACGATCGCTATGGATATGAGTGAGGGCTTGACTCGTGGCTTAGAGGCTAAAGCACTTGGTGCACCTATTAGTGTGCCAGTTGGTGAAAAAGTTCTAGGTAGAATTTTTAACGTAGTTGGTGATTTGATCGACGAGGGCGAGGGTATAAATTTTGATAAGCATTGGTCTATCCACCGCGATCCTCCTCCATTTGAAGAGCAAAGTACGAAAAGTGAAATTTTTGAAACTGGTATCAAAGTAGTTGACCTTCTAGCTCCTTACGCAAAGGGTGGTAAAGTAGGCCTATTTGGTGGTGCTGGTGTTGGTAAAACGGTTATTATTATGGAGCTTATCCACAACGTTGCGTTTAAACACAGCGGTTATTCTGTATTTGCTGGTGTTGGAGAGAGAACTCGTGAAGGAAACGACCTTTATCATGAAATGAAAGAAAGTAATGTTTTGGATAAAGTTGCCTTGTGCTATGGTCAAATGAATGAGCCACCAGGAGCAAGAAACCGTATCGCACTAACTGGTCTTACAATGGCTGAGTACTTCCGTGATGAGATGGGACTTGACGTTTTGATGTTTATCGATAACATATTCCGTTTCTCTCAATCAGGTGCAGAGATGTCAGCTCTACTTGGACGTATCCCATCAGCTGTTGGTTATCAACCAACTCTTGCAAGTGAGATGGGTAAATTCCAAGAGAGAATCACATCAACTAAAAAAGGTTCGATTACATCTGTTCAAGCTGTTTACGTTCCAGCTGACGACCTTACGGATCCAGCTCCTGCTACTGTTTTTGCTCACCTTGATGCTACGACAGTTCTTAACAGATCGATCGCAGAGAAAGGTATCTATCCAGCTGTTGATCCGCTTGATTCTACTTCAAGAATGCTCGATCCTCAAATTTTAGGAGCAGATCACTATAAGGTAGCTCGTGGCGTTCAAGCTGTGCTTCAAAAATATAAAGATCTTCAAGATATCATCGCTATCCTTGGTATGGACGAGCTTAGCGAAGAAGATAAGCTAACAGTTGATAGAGCAAGAAAGATAGAGAGATTTTTATCTCAGCCTTTCTTCGTTGCTGAAGTATTTACAGGTAGCCCTGGCAAATATGTAAGTCTTGACGAAAATATAGCTGGCTTTAAGGGAATTTTAGAGGGTAAATATGATCATTTACCAGAAGCAGCATTTTATATGGTTGGAAATATAGATGAGGCTTTAGCTAAAGCTGAGAAACTTAAGGCTTAA
- the atpA gene encoding F0F1 ATP synthase subunit alpha, translating to MSAKIKADEISTIIKERIENFDLSVDVEETGKVISVADGVANVYGLKNVMAGEMVEFESGEKGMALNLEESSVGIVILGKTSGITEGSSVKRLKKLLRVPVGDALIGRVVNSLGEPIDAKGPIEATESRFVEEKAKGIMARKSVHEPLQTGIKAIDALVPIGRGQRELIIGDRQTGKTTVAIDTIINQKGQDVICIYVAIGQKQSTVAQVVKKLEEYGAMDYTIVVNAGASDAAALQYLAPYAGVTMGEYFRDNSRHALIIYDDLSKHAVAYREMSLILRRPPGREAYPGDVFYLHSRLLERASKLNDALGAGSLTALPIIETQAGDVSAYIPTNVISITDGQIFLESDLFNSGIRPAINVGLSVSRVGGAAQIKAIKQVSGTLRLDLAQYRELQAFAQFASDLDESSRKQLERGQKMVEVLKQPPYSPLPVENQVVIIFAGAKGYLDDVATANVTKFEAELYPYIEAKYPEIFEQIRTKKVLDKEVEEILHKALKDFKATFAAN from the coding sequence GTGAGTGCAAAAATTAAAGCTGACGAAATTAGCACGATAATCAAAGAGCGTATTGAAAATTTTGATTTAAGTGTTGATGTGGAAGAGACCGGTAAAGTCATCTCAGTCGCTGATGGCGTTGCTAACGTTTATGGTTTGAAAAACGTTATGGCTGGTGAGATGGTTGAATTTGAAAGCGGCGAAAAGGGTATGGCTCTTAACCTTGAAGAGAGCAGTGTTGGTATAGTTATCCTTGGAAAAACTAGTGGTATCACAGAAGGAAGCTCTGTAAAAAGACTAAAAAAACTTCTACGTGTGCCAGTTGGCGACGCATTGATCGGCCGTGTTGTAAATTCACTAGGTGAGCCAATCGACGCAAAAGGCCCAATTGAAGCTACCGAATCTCGCTTCGTCGAAGAAAAAGCAAAAGGTATTATGGCTAGAAAGAGCGTTCATGAGCCACTTCAAACAGGTATCAAAGCGATTGACGCACTTGTGCCAATCGGTAGAGGTCAAAGAGAGCTAATCATTGGCGACCGCCAAACTGGTAAAACAACAGTTGCTATCGATACTATCATAAACCAAAAAGGTCAAGATGTTATTTGTATCTATGTAGCTATCGGCCAAAAACAATCAACCGTTGCTCAAGTCGTTAAAAAACTTGAAGAATACGGCGCTATGGACTATACGATAGTTGTAAATGCTGGTGCTAGTGACGCAGCCGCGCTTCAATACCTTGCTCCATATGCTGGCGTAACAATGGGTGAATATTTTAGAGATAACTCTCGCCACGCATTAATCATCTATGATGACTTGTCAAAACACGCGGTTGCTTATCGCGAGATGTCTTTGATCTTAAGAAGACCACCAGGCCGTGAAGCTTATCCAGGTGATGTTTTCTATCTTCACTCAAGACTTCTAGAAAGAGCAAGTAAGCTAAATGATGCACTAGGTGCGGGATCTTTAACGGCTCTACCTATTATCGAGACTCAAGCGGGCGACGTTTCAGCTTATATCCCAACAAATGTTATTTCTATTACAGATGGTCAAATTTTCCTTGAGAGTGACCTATTTAACTCAGGTATCCGTCCAGCGATCAACGTTGGTCTTTCTGTATCTCGTGTTGGTGGTGCGGCTCAAATAAAAGCTATTAAACAAGTTTCTGGTACACTAAGACTAGACCTTGCTCAATACCGCGAACTACAAGCGTTTGCTCAATTTGCAAGCGACCTTGACGAGAGTTCGAGAAAACAACTAGAGCGTGGTCAAAAGATGGTTGAAGTACTAAAACAACCTCCATATTCTCCACTTCCAGTTGAGAATCAAGTAGTTATCATATTTGCTGGTGCTAAGGGTTATTTAGATGATGTTGCAACTGCAAATGTAACAAAATTTGAGGCTGAGCTATATCCATATATTGAGGCAAAATACCCTGAAATTTTTGAGCAAATCAGAACTAAAAAGGTTCTTGATAAAGAAGTAGAAGAAATTTTACATAAAGCGTTGAAAGATTTTAAAGCGACTTTTGCTGCTAACTAG
- the fmt gene encoding methionyl-tRNA formyltransferase — MNVVFMGTPDYAVRILRHLKEAGFNIKAVFTQPDKPVGRKQILTPSEVKIYAQNELAGVPVLMPNTLKDEAVVAELKAFEPKFIVVAAYGKILPQSVLDVATCINLHASILPKYRGASPIQSAILAGEKQTGVTAMLMDAGLDTGDMLDFIYTPCESKMSSGLFSELGELGGELIVKVLKNFENLKPQKQDDAQASHCKKISKSDGLFSFDEEAGQIYNKFRALTPWPGLYLASGLKILSLELSEKSGKSGEILSIEKDHVVVACKGGAVKIYELQEPSKKPTNAKAYINGKRLSVGDELK; from the coding sequence ATGAATGTAGTTTTTATGGGGACGCCTGATTATGCTGTTAGGATACTTAGGCATCTAAAAGAGGCTGGCTTTAACATAAAAGCAGTCTTTACCCAGCCTGATAAACCAGTTGGTAGAAAGCAGATTTTAACCCCAAGCGAGGTTAAAATTTACGCGCAAAACGAGCTAGCTGGAGTGCCAGTCCTTATGCCAAATACGCTAAAAGATGAGGCGGTAGTTGCCGAGCTAAAGGCATTTGAACCCAAATTTATCGTAGTGGCAGCTTATGGCAAAATTTTGCCGCAAAGCGTGCTTGACGTGGCGACTTGTATAAATTTACACGCCTCGATCTTGCCAAAATATAGAGGCGCAAGCCCCATTCAAAGCGCGATCCTAGCAGGCGAGAAGCAAACTGGCGTCACAGCTATGCTAATGGATGCTGGCCTTGATACTGGCGATATGCTAGACTTCATCTACACGCCTTGCGAGAGCAAGATGTCAAGCGGGCTTTTTAGTGAGCTAGGCGAGCTTGGCGGCGAGCTAATCGTAAAAGTGCTTAAAAATTTTGAAAATTTAAAGCCACAAAAACAAGACGACGCGCAGGCCTCGCACTGCAAAAAGATAAGCAAGAGCGACGGGCTTTTTAGCTTTGATGAAGAGGCGGGGCAAATTTATAATAAATTTCGCGCGCTCACACCTTGGCCAGGGCTTTATCTGGCAAGTGGGCTAAAAATTTTATCGCTTGAGCTAAGCGAAAAAAGTGGCAAAAGCGGAGAAATTTTAAGCATAGAAAAAGATCACGTTGTGGTAGCTTGCAAGGGTGGAGCGGTCAAAATTTACGAGCTTCAAGAGCCAAGCAAAAAGCCAACAAACGCAAAAGCCTATATAAATGGTAAGCGCCTTAGCGTTGGCGATGAATTAAAATAA